The stretch of DNA GGTGGCTGCGTGCCGTCGTTCGACCCGGTGGACCACGGTGCGGCGGTTCTGCTGGTGCACGAGGCCGGGGGAGTGGTGCTCACGCTCGACGGACCCGTCGACGGCTTCCCACGGGCCGGGGAACCCCTCCTCGTCGCGCACCCGGGCGCGGCCGACGAGCTCTTCGCGATCTGGTCGACGGCGCTCGGCGCTCGCTGACCACCGGCGCCGACACCGTGCGCTGACGTCGCTCTCGGCTGGTTCTGTGCGGTCGTACAGTCAGCGGTCGACGGCGCTGCCTAGTGTGGCTGCGACGGACCCTCCCGACCCGGGCGGACCGCACCGAAGGAGCAACGACATGGGATTCCTCGACCGACTGCTCGGCCGTCCCGACCGTGACCGCGACCAGCAGGGCGCGTGGGGTCAGCCGCAGCAGCCCCGGCAGCCGGCCCAGCAGGGGTACCGGTACGGGCAGCAGTCGTACCAGGTGCCGCCGGTCCAGCAGGACGGCGTTCAGCAGTACGGGACGCAGCCAGGTCAGCAGTACGGCGGTCAGCAGTTCGGGACGCAGCCAGGTCAGCAGTACGGCACCCCGCAGTGGGGTCCGGGCCAGCCCGGTGGCCAGCAGCCGGGCGGTCAGCAGGGTGCGGCCTCGACCGAGGACGAGCGCGCCGTCGAGCGCTACCGCTACCTGCTCCGCACGGCACCTCCCGAGCGCATCGAGGAGGTCCACGCCGAGGCCTTCGCGACCCTGTCGCCCGAGCAGCGCCGCATGGTCTACGAGGAGTTCACCCGCAGCGCCCCCGACGGCGAGGCACCCCGCGGTGACGACCCGCGCTCCCTGGCCCAGGCGGCGACCCGCTCCGAGATCCGCCAGCCCGGGTTCATGGAGCGCTCGCTGGGCGGGATGAACGGCGGCGCCGGTGCGATGGGCCAGCGCGGCGGTCCCTCGTTCGGCCGGATGATCGGTGCGTCGATCCTCGGCACGGTCGCCGGGTACGTCATCGGTTCGGCGATCATGAGCGCCTTCCTGCCCGACCCCGGATCGTTCGACGGCGGTACCGATGCTGCGGGAGACGGCGCTTCGGAGGACACTGGTGCCGACTCCGGTGACGGCGGGGCGTCCGATGCGGGCGCGGCCGACGGCGGCGGGTACGAGAACGCGGGCTGGGACGACGGCGGCGGTGACTTCGGCGGCGGCTTCGGCGACTTCGGCGGTGACTTCGACGTCTGACTGACGTCGTCGCTCCCGCCGACCCCACACCACACCGACGTGGCCGACGAGGGAGCGACATGGCCATCATCGAGGCCTCTGGGCTGACCAAGACCTACCGATCGCGCTCGGGCCCGGTGCACGCACTGGCCGGGCTCGACCTGTCCGTCCCCGAGGGCACCGTCACGGCGCTGCTCGGTCCGAACGGCGCGGGCAAGACCACGACCGTCAAGGTGCTCACGACGCTCGTCACCCCGGACGCCGGGCGCGCCACGATCGACGGCATCGACGTGGTCGCCGACCCGCAGGCGACCCGGCGCTCCATCGGGGTGTCCGGGCAGTACGCCGCGGTCGACGAGAACCTGACCGGGGCCGAGAACCTCGAGATGATCGGCCGGCTGTACCACCTCGGCCGACGGGCGGCCCGGCAGCGTGCCCGCGAGCTCATCGAGGTCTTCGACCTGTCCGAGGCCGGGGACCGCCCCGTGAAGGGCTTCTCCGGCGGCATGCGCCGACGCATCGACCTCGCCGGTGCGCTCGTGACGAACCCGCGGGTGCTGTTCCTCGACGAGCCGACGACCGGCCTCGACCCGCGGAGCCGTCTGACGCTCTGGGGCATCATCGAGGGCCTGGTCGGCGACGGCGCGACGGTGCTGCTCACGACGCAGTACCTGGAAGAGGCCGACCAGCTCGCCGACGACATCGCGGTGATCGACGACGGTCGGGTGATCGCCGAGGGCACCGCCGACCAGCTCAAGGCCCAGGTGGGCGGCCACCGGGTCGTCGTCACCCTGGTGGACGGGGACGACCGGGAGGCCGTGGTCACCGCCCTGCGCCGGTACGGCGTGGGGGACGTGGAGACCTCGGCCGACGGGCGGACCGCCGGCATCGCCGTCGAGGCCGGACCGCAGGCGCTCCAGCGCGTGCTCGCCGACCTCGGCGAGGCCGGGATCCGGCTGCACGACGCCGGCATGCGCCGGCCGACGCTCGACGACGTGTTCCTCCGCCTCACGGGGCACGCGGCCACGGCGGGGGACGAGGACGCGCCGGACGGTGGCGGCGGGGCGGGCGCGGGGCGGGCCTCCAGGCCGGGTCGTCATGACCCGGTGCCGGCGGCCGGCGACGCGAGCGACACGACGCCGGAGCGTGTCCGGTGACCGCCGTCGGCGCGCCGCGGCAGCAGCTGCCGGTCGTCGTGACGTCGCCCCTCGCGATCTGGTTCGAGGACGGCTGGACGGTGACGAAGCGGAACCTGACGAAGATCAAGCGGTCGCCGGACATGCTCGTCTTCGCGGTCCTGCAGCCGATCATGTTCGTGCTGCTCTTCAGCCAGGTCTACGGCGGCGCGATCCAGGTCCGGGGGACCGACTACACGCAGTTCCTGATGGCGGGGATCTTCGCGCAGACCGTCGTGTTCGGGGCGACGTTCTCGGGGTCGGCGATGGCGCAGGACCTGAAGGAGGGCCTGATCGACCGGTTCCGGACACTACCGATGTCGGCGTCGGCGGTGCTGGTGGGTCGGACGAACTCGGACCTGGTGCTCAACGCGATCTCGATGGTGATCATGATGCTGACCGGGCTCGCGGTCGGCTGGCGGGTCGGGTCGGCGCCGCACGAGTTCCTGGCGGGCGTCGGGCTGCTCCTGCTGTTCAGCTACGCGTTCAGCTGGGTGATGGCGCTGCTCGGGATGAGCGTCCGGACGCCCGAGGTCATCAACAACGCGTCGTTCATGGTGCTGTTCCCGCTGACCTTCATCTCGAACGCGTTCGTGCCGAGCGAGACGATGCCGCTGGTGCTGCGGGTGTTCGCCGAGTGGAACCCGGTGTCGTCGCTCGTGCAGGCCGCGCGGGAGTTGTTCGGCAACGCCGGGAGCGCGCCGGTGCCCGACGTCTGGACGATGCAGCACCCCGTCGCGACCGTGCTCGTCGGCATCGCGGTGATGCTCGTCGTGTTCGTGCCGCTGGCGGTGCGGAAGTACACACGGATCAGTGCGGGCTGAGCCGCTTCCCACAGACCGGGACGCGGCGTCCCCGAGCGTCGCCGGGACCGCTTACCATCGACTCTCGTGACCGCGACCGAAGCCGAGCGTGCTGCCCAGGGCGGCGCCAGTGGGCGACCCTCCGACCGCAGCGTGCGACTGCGCCGCTGGATGCTGCACGGAGCCGACCAGGGTGCCTCGCACCAGGGCCCCCACCAGGTCGAGGTCGAGAAGACCCACTCGTGGTGGCGCGTGATGTGCCTGACCGGCGTCGACTACTTCTCGACGCTCGGGTACCAGCCCGCCATCGCGGCGCTCGCCGCGGGGTTGCTGTCGCCGATCGCGACGATCGTGCTCGTGCTCGTGACCCTGTTCGGCGCCCTGCCGGTCTACCGTCGGGTCGCCCAGGACAGCTTCAAGGGCGCCGGCTCGATCATGATGCTCGAGAAGCTGCTGCCCTGGTGGGCCGGCAAGCTGTTCGTGCTCGTGCTGCTCGGGTTCGCCGTGACCGACTTCATGATCACGATGACGCTCTCGGCGGCCGACGCCACCGCGCACATCGCCGAGAACCCCTTCACGCCGCACTGGTTCACCGACATCCCGGTGCCCCTGACGCTCGCGCTGCTCCTGCTGCTCGGCGTCGTGTTCCTCCGCGGCTTCAGAGAGGCCATCGGCATCGCGGTCGGGCTCGTCGCCGTCTACCTGACGCTCAACGCCGTCGTCGTGGGGGTCGCACTCTGGCACGTGTTCGAGCGTCCGGTCGTGGTCGACGACTGGTGGACCGGCCTCACCACGCAGCACAGCAACCCCCTCGTGATGATCGGCATCGCGCTCGTGGTGTTCCCGAAGCTGGCACTCGGCCTGTCCGGCTTCGAGACCGGCGTCGCGGTCATGCCGCAGGTCCGCGGCGACGCCGCCGACGGCACCAGCGCACGGCCCGAGGGTCGCATCCGGGGGACTCGTCGCCTGCTCACCACGGCGGCGATCATCATGAGCTCGTTCCTCATCACCTCGTCGATCGCGACGACGTTCCTCATCCCGCAGCGCGAGTTCCAGCCCGGCGGGCAGGCGAACGGCCGTGCCCTGGCGTTCCTGGCGCACGAGTACCTCGGCAACGTCTTCGGATCGGTGTACGACTTCTCGACGGTCGCGATCCTGTGGTTCGCGGGGGCGAGCGCGATGGCTGGCCTCCTCAACCTGGTGCCCCGGTTCCTGCCCCGCTACGGGATGGCGCCGCAGTGGGCCCGTGCCACGCGTCCGCTCGTGATCATCTTCACGCTCATCGCCTTCGCCATCACGATCCTGTTCGAGGCGAACGTCGACGCGCAGGGCGGGGCGTACGCGACCGGTGTCCTCGTGCTCATCACGAGTGCCGCCTTCGCCGTGACGCTGTCCGCGCGCCGGAAGCAGCAGCGGAAGCGGATGGTGGCCTTCGGGGTCATCACCGTCGTGTTCGTCTACACGACCGTCGCGAACATCATCGAGCGACCGGACGGCGTCCGGATCGCCGCGGTGTTCATCGTCGCGATCGTGGTCGTCTCGCTGGTCTCCCGTGTCCGCCGGTCGTTCGAGCTCCGGGCGTCCTCGATCGAGCTCGACGCCGTCGCCCGGCAGTTCATCGAGGCCGACGCCGACCAGTTCAGCTCGGTCTGCATCATCGCGAACGAGCCGGGTGCCGGCACGGCCGAGGCGTACCGGTCGAAGGGGCGCGAGGAACGCCGCGACTCGGGGATCCCGGCGCGCGTGCCGACGATGTTCCTCGAGGTGCTGCCCGCCGACTCGTCCGACTTCGAGGAGGACCTGGTCGTCGAGGGGCACGTGGTGCACGGGCACCGGGTGCTGCGCGTCCGGTCGGGCAACGTGCCGAACACCATCGCGTCGACGCTGCTCGCCGTGCGGGACATCGCCGGCGTGGTACCGAGCATCTACTTCGAGTGGAACGAGGGCAGTCCGATCCAGAACGCCCTGCGCTTCGTGTTCACCGGCGTCGGCGACGTCGCCCCGGTGACGCGTGAGGTCCTGCGCGAGGCCGAGCCGGACGTGCACCGACGGCCGACCGTCCACGTGTCGTGACCGACGCGGCGGCGGCGGGGCGTGCCCGGCGTCCGGTGGGCGGCCCGGTGGCGGTCCTCGTCGCCGCCGCGGTCTGGGGGACGACGGGGACGGCGACCCACTTCGCGCCGGGGGTGCCCGCGTTCGTGTTCGGAGCGGTCACGTTCGGCCTGGGTGGGCTCGTGTTCGCCGCGACGACGGGTCGCGCCGCGCTGCGTGCCGTCGCCGGTCCGGGTCCACGGCGCTGGGTGCTGCTCGGTGCGGCCTCGCTCGTCGTCTACGCGGTCGCGTTCTACGCGGCGCTCGCCGACGCCGGGGTCGCGCTCGGCACGACGGTGGCCATCGGGTCGTCGCCGGTGTTCGCCGGGCTCGTGGAGTGGGTGGCGGACGGGAGGCGCGTGACCGGTCGCTGGGTCGTCGCGACGCTGGTCAGCGTGGTCGGCA from Curtobacterium sp. SGAir0471 encodes:
- a CDS encoding amino acid transporter — translated: MTATEAERAAQGGASGRPSDRSVRLRRWMLHGADQGASHQGPHQVEVEKTHSWWRVMCLTGVDYFSTLGYQPAIAALAAGLLSPIATIVLVLVTLFGALPVYRRVAQDSFKGAGSIMMLEKLLPWWAGKLFVLVLLGFAVTDFMITMTLSAADATAHIAENPFTPHWFTDIPVPLTLALLLLLGVVFLRGFREAIGIAVGLVAVYLTLNAVVVGVALWHVFERPVVVDDWWTGLTTQHSNPLVMIGIALVVFPKLALGLSGFETGVAVMPQVRGDAADGTSARPEGRIRGTRRLLTTAAIIMSSFLITSSIATTFLIPQREFQPGGQANGRALAFLAHEYLGNVFGSVYDFSTVAILWFAGASAMAGLLNLVPRFLPRYGMAPQWARATRPLVIIFTLIAFAITILFEANVDAQGGAYATGVLVLITSAAFAVTLSARRKQQRKRMVAFGVITVVFVYTTVANIIERPDGVRIAAVFIVAIVVVSLVSRVRRSFELRASSIELDAVARQFIEADADQFSSVCIIANEPGAGTAEAYRSKGREERRDSGIPARVPTMFLEVLPADSSDFEEDLVVEGHVVHGHRVLRVRSGNVPNTIASTLLAVRDIAGVVPSIYFEWNEGSPIQNALRFVFTGVGDVAPVTREVLREAEPDVHRRPTVHVS
- a CDS encoding ABC transporter permease — its product is MTAVGAPRQQLPVVVTSPLAIWFEDGWTVTKRNLTKIKRSPDMLVFAVLQPIMFVLLFSQVYGGAIQVRGTDYTQFLMAGIFAQTVVFGATFSGSAMAQDLKEGLIDRFRTLPMSASAVLVGRTNSDLVLNAISMVIMMLTGLAVGWRVGSAPHEFLAGVGLLLLFSYAFSWVMALLGMSVRTPEVINNASFMVLFPLTFISNAFVPSETMPLVLRVFAEWNPVSSLVQAARELFGNAGSAPVPDVWTMQHPVATVLVGIAVMLVVFVPLAVRKYTRISAG
- a CDS encoding ATP-binding cassette domain-containing protein; the protein is MAIIEASGLTKTYRSRSGPVHALAGLDLSVPEGTVTALLGPNGAGKTTTVKVLTTLVTPDAGRATIDGIDVVADPQATRRSIGVSGQYAAVDENLTGAENLEMIGRLYHLGRRAARQRARELIEVFDLSEAGDRPVKGFSGGMRRRIDLAGALVTNPRVLFLDEPTTGLDPRSRLTLWGIIEGLVGDGATVLLTTQYLEEADQLADDIAVIDDGRVIAEGTADQLKAQVGGHRVVVTLVDGDDREAVVTALRRYGVGDVETSADGRTAGIAVEAGPQALQRVLADLGEAGIRLHDAGMRRPTLDDVFLRLTGHAATAGDEDAPDGGGGAGAGRASRPGRHDPVPAAGDASDTTPERVR